The following coding sequences are from one Spartinivicinus poritis window:
- a CDS encoding alkene reductase — protein MTHQLFEPAVLKNSQLKNRIVMAPMTRCRTDQPGNIPNLLMADYYAQRASAGLIITEATQISDDSQGYSFTPGVYTSEQIRGWQQVTTAVHNAGGVIFNQLWHVGRVSHPYFQKGRLPMAPSAIKPVDTHVWIAKDGQAGEMVECVKPRGMNDNDIQQVINDFAIAAEKAVEAGFDGIEIHGGNGYLIDQFLRTNSNHRSDNYGGNRENRLRFLMEVVDAVAARIGTERIGVRLAPYVTFKDMNCPDIVPTILQGATQLNQCGIAYIHLSEADWDDAPVIPTGFREQLRESFDGTIIVAGRYTRESAEQVLDKGYADLVAFGRDFIANPDLPYRLKNKLPLADFDQASLFGGDHKGYSDYTVYQA, from the coding sequence ATGACTCACCAATTATTTGAGCCGGCAGTATTAAAAAATAGCCAGCTAAAAAACCGGATAGTAATGGCGCCAATGACACGATGCCGTACTGATCAACCTGGTAACATACCTAATTTATTAATGGCAGATTATTATGCCCAGAGGGCTTCTGCAGGGTTAATCATTACTGAAGCAACACAAATTTCAGATGATAGCCAAGGCTACTCCTTTACCCCAGGAGTATATACTTCAGAACAGATTCGCGGCTGGCAACAAGTGACTACTGCTGTTCATAATGCGGGAGGCGTGATTTTTAATCAGCTCTGGCATGTAGGAAGAGTGTCTCATCCTTATTTTCAAAAAGGGAGATTACCTATGGCTCCTTCTGCCATTAAACCCGTTGATACTCACGTTTGGATAGCGAAAGATGGACAAGCTGGCGAAATGGTGGAGTGTGTTAAGCCTAGAGGAATGAATGATAACGATATACAACAGGTGATTAATGATTTTGCAATAGCAGCAGAAAAAGCTGTTGAAGCAGGATTTGATGGAATAGAAATTCATGGTGGTAATGGCTACCTGATTGATCAGTTTTTACGAACGAACTCAAACCATCGTAGTGACAATTATGGCGGTAATAGGGAAAATCGACTGCGGTTTTTAATGGAGGTGGTGGATGCAGTGGCAGCTCGTATAGGGACTGAGCGCATAGGAGTACGTTTAGCGCCTTATGTTACTTTTAAAGATATGAATTGTCCTGATATTGTGCCAACCATATTACAGGGGGCCACTCAGTTAAATCAGTGTGGAATAGCTTATATTCATTTATCTGAAGCTGATTGGGATGATGCACCAGTCATTCCTACTGGCTTTAGAGAACAATTACGTGAGAGCTTTGATGGTACAATTATTGTTGCAGGACGCTATACACGAGAAAGTGCAGAACAAGTGCTTGATAAAGGTTATGCAGACTTAGTTGCATTTGGTCGGGATTTTATTGCTAACCCAGACTTGCCTTATAGATTAAAAAATAAATTACCTCTGGCTGATTTTGATCAAGCGAGTTTGTTTGGTGGTGATCATAAAGGTTATTCTGATTATACTGTGTATCAAGCTTAA
- a CDS encoding peroxiredoxin-like family protein — MTHSAVLAGSPFPKIIVNQQDEIPIHLDAISEGMDWKMVVVYRGKHCPLCTKYLNKLENYKQRLQRLGVELVAVSADDKAKLTQHLTELSVSFPIFYGLSVEQMQELGLYISNPRSKQETDHPFAEPGIFVINENGQVHLVDISNGPFARPELDLLVSGIEFIKDPSNNYPIRGTYRGHV, encoded by the coding sequence ATGACACATTCGGCAGTCTTAGCGGGCTCCCCTTTTCCTAAAATCATAGTAAATCAACAGGATGAAATACCAATTCATCTTGATGCTATTAGTGAGGGTATGGATTGGAAAATGGTGGTAGTTTATCGTGGTAAACATTGCCCATTATGTACTAAGTACCTTAATAAACTGGAAAATTACAAGCAACGGCTACAAAGGCTTGGAGTTGAACTCGTTGCTGTTTCAGCTGATGACAAAGCGAAATTAACTCAGCACTTAACTGAGTTGAGTGTTAGTTTTCCTATTTTCTACGGGTTGAGTGTCGAGCAAATGCAAGAGTTAGGTTTATACATTTCTAACCCAAGATCAAAGCAAGAAACCGATCATCCCTTTGCTGAACCAGGTATTTTTGTCATCAATGAAAATGGTCAGGTACATTTGGTTGATATATCTAATGGCCCATTTGCACGCCCTGAGTTGGATTTATTGGTCTCTGGAATAGAGTTTATAAAAGATCCTAGTAATAATTACCCAATTCGTGGCACCTATAGGGGACATGTTTAA
- a CDS encoding tetratricopeptide repeat protein yields MIEKLEQMLKQGQDNSMLRFGLGKAYLDNKQPDEAIEHFQVCLQHDKNYSAAWKLLGKCYVELKNWGKAAEIYQQGINIANEKGDKQAEKEMQVFLKRCNKQLNK; encoded by the coding sequence ATGATCGAAAAACTTGAACAAATGTTAAAACAAGGACAAGACAATTCCATGCTACGATTTGGTCTAGGTAAAGCCTATCTAGACAATAAACAACCCGACGAAGCAATAGAGCATTTTCAAGTTTGTTTGCAACATGACAAAAATTACTCAGCTGCCTGGAAGCTACTTGGGAAATGTTATGTAGAACTCAAAAACTGGGGCAAAGCAGCAGAAATTTACCAACAAGGAATCAACATCGCTAATGAAAAAGGAGATAAACAGGCTGAAAAAGAAATGCAAGTTTTTTTAAAACGCTGTAATAAACAATTGAATAAATAA
- a CDS encoding YopT-type cysteine protease domain-containing protein — translation MGGLSSIGNSTPAANLATNQPAPTTIDQQASLQGRSLKLLESGSNTFSNSVYRRGLHTQSSELKALQKEIKLLQKHQGPEQLKKVEDALSLWKESHPKEYSKRSKHVPELQKELSSLKQQHTAEASQRQAAAKEQQQLNDPRYQDFELRKKVELREALAQLPRDRRSYQQQHSPEYRRHARQLITDRKKELKHITKQQKQTKVTAEVIKDVLENHLGLKFKSLPRFNADIRAAIHHTFSEQTVNYVLNKCPELKEDGPVQFEKITSSVSALDSLVNPGVAIAQKHNAAQITPFQQSRFIGERAFGQEGICAALSAKWMASQQVKENFYQDIGFIDGFSASKLTDGQEEVMNLAIQYYSDSNRTNTTGERWNTTGKNREDKLIEYFKENYGLELDVSQSGIDNDKLNISQVNQPGLYYFAIHGNGQDSGHALAAKVELVDSGRDWGQKVFTLFDPNYGEAQFKDINQFQNYVHNLVNERYPELTDSSYVLCFN, via the coding sequence ATGGGCGGTTTATCAAGCATAGGCAATTCAACACCAGCAGCAAATCTGGCAACAAATCAACCAGCTCCAACAACCATTGACCAACAAGCCAGTTTGCAGGGCCGTTCGCTGAAGCTGCTTGAGTCGGGTAGTAATACTTTTAGCAACTCTGTATACAGACGTGGATTACATACCCAAAGTTCAGAGCTCAAGGCACTACAAAAAGAGATTAAGTTACTGCAAAAGCATCAAGGCCCAGAGCAGCTTAAAAAGGTTGAAGATGCATTGTCTTTATGGAAAGAAAGCCATCCAAAAGAGTATTCTAAGAGAAGCAAGCATGTACCTGAATTGCAAAAAGAGTTGAGCAGCTTAAAACAGCAACACACTGCTGAAGCAAGCCAAAGGCAAGCGGCAGCAAAAGAACAGCAGCAGTTGAATGATCCTCGTTATCAAGATTTTGAACTGCGTAAAAAAGTTGAACTAAGAGAAGCTCTTGCACAGTTACCAAGAGATAGGAGAAGCTATCAACAGCAGCACAGCCCTGAATATAGAAGGCATGCTAGACAACTTATTACAGATAGAAAAAAAGAGCTGAAACATATTACCAAGCAGCAAAAGCAGACTAAAGTAACTGCAGAAGTTATTAAGGATGTTTTAGAAAATCATTTAGGCCTGAAATTTAAGTCATTACCTAGATTTAATGCTGATATTCGAGCTGCAATTCATCATACTTTCTCAGAGCAAACAGTTAACTATGTACTGAATAAATGCCCAGAGCTTAAAGAAGATGGACCTGTTCAGTTTGAAAAAATCACATCTTCAGTTAGTGCCTTAGATAGCCTTGTCAACCCGGGTGTTGCTATTGCACAAAAACACAATGCAGCTCAAATTACTCCATTTCAGCAGTCACGCTTTATTGGTGAAAGAGCATTTGGGCAAGAAGGAATATGTGCAGCACTTTCAGCGAAATGGATGGCTTCTCAGCAGGTTAAGGAAAATTTCTATCAGGACATTGGTTTTATAGACGGGTTTTCAGCCTCTAAGTTAACGGATGGCCAAGAAGAAGTAATGAATTTGGCTATTCAGTACTATAGTGACAGTAACCGAACCAATACGACAGGTGAACGCTGGAATACCACAGGCAAAAATAGAGAAGATAAATTAATTGAGTACTTTAAAGAAAACTATGGCTTGGAGTTAGATGTAAGCCAGTCTGGTATTGATAATGACAAGCTGAATATTAGTCAGGTTAATCAGCCAGGATTATATTATTTTGCGATTCATGGTAATGGACAGGACTCTGGCCATGCCTTAGCTGCAAAGGTTGAGCTTGTCGACAGTGGCAGAGATTGGGGTCAAAAAGTATTTACGTTGTTTGATCCTAACTACGGAGAAGCACAGTTTAAAGATATTAATCAATTCCAGAATTATGTGCATAACTTAGTAAATGAAAGATATCCTGAATTAACGGATTCTTCATATGTATTATGTTTTAATTAA
- a CDS encoding LysR family transcriptional regulator: MAAIADYRTFLEIVHCGSISAAGRKLGLSPANVSAALARLEKSYQIRLLSRTTRSQQLTYEGEKFYQYCLAVADQETELINELTNQHELAGWISISCTQDFGRNILLPIINTFIANHPKIQINLHLTDQLSDLVREGIDLAIRLGPLKDSSMVARKLADNRRVLVASPKYLAKYNCPNTLNELSLHNCLTYSQSGERQTEWRFSNKGNPVSININATHTSSNGEVIKLLALAGKGIALKSIWDVTQEIKDGQLVTILDEFAAESGAVYAVFPNRKFVPQRVSVLIEHLKEVLENVM; the protein is encoded by the coding sequence ATGGCAGCCATAGCTGACTACCGGACCTTTCTAGAGATTGTTCACTGTGGCAGTATCTCAGCTGCTGGTCGTAAGCTAGGTTTATCTCCAGCCAATGTTAGTGCAGCTTTGGCAAGGCTAGAAAAAAGTTATCAAATCAGACTTTTGTCCCGCACTACACGTAGCCAGCAACTCACTTATGAAGGAGAAAAGTTCTATCAATATTGCCTGGCTGTCGCTGATCAAGAAACTGAGTTAATTAATGAATTAACAAACCAACATGAACTCGCTGGCTGGATTTCCATATCATGCACACAAGATTTTGGCCGCAATATATTGTTACCAATTATTAATACTTTTATTGCGAATCACCCCAAAATACAGATCAACCTTCACCTTACCGACCAGTTAAGCGACTTGGTAAGAGAAGGTATTGACCTTGCCATTCGGTTAGGTCCGCTGAAAGATTCCAGCATGGTTGCCAGAAAACTTGCCGACAATCGTCGAGTATTAGTTGCATCGCCTAAATACCTGGCTAAATATAACTGTCCTAATACCCTCAATGAATTAAGTCTGCATAACTGTCTTACCTATAGCCAGAGTGGAGAGAGGCAAACAGAATGGCGTTTTAGTAATAAAGGTAATCCAGTATCTATCAACATAAATGCTACTCATACAAGCAGTAATGGTGAAGTAATAAAGCTTTTAGCATTAGCAGGCAAAGGAATCGCACTAAAATCGATTTGGGATGTAACACAGGAAATTAAAGATGGGCAATTAGTGACTATTCTCGATGAGTTTGCAGCAGAAAGTGGTGCGGTCTATGCTGTATTTCCCAATCGAAAATTTGTCCCTCAACGGGTATCAGTGTTGATTGAGCACCTTAAAGAGGTTTTAGAAAACGTCATGTAA
- a CDS encoding YaiI/YqxD family protein produces MKIWVDGDACPVAIKDILYRAAERKKVLVTIVANQYMQTPPSKFISFLQVSSGFDVADNEIVKRVEPGDLVITSDIPLASEVIDNGALALSPRGELFTEANVKSRLNIRDFMETMRSSGIHTGGPAPLSQSDKQMFANHLDKWLQKAK; encoded by the coding sequence ATGAAAATATGGGTAGATGGCGATGCTTGTCCTGTCGCAATAAAAGATATCCTCTATAGAGCAGCAGAGAGGAAGAAGGTGTTAGTCACCATAGTGGCTAACCAGTATATGCAAACACCGCCTTCAAAGTTTATTTCATTTTTGCAGGTTTCAAGTGGTTTTGATGTAGCTGATAATGAAATTGTAAAAAGAGTTGAGCCGGGTGATCTAGTAATAACTTCTGACATACCGCTTGCATCAGAGGTTATTGATAATGGTGCTCTTGCTTTAAGTCCAAGGGGTGAGCTTTTTACTGAAGCAAATGTAAAATCCCGTTTGAATATTCGAGACTTTATGGAAACCATGAGAAGTAGTGGCATTCATACTGGAGGGCCAGCTCCATTAAGTCAGAGCGATAAACAAATGTTTGCAAATCACCTCGATAAGTGGTTGCAAAAAGCAAAGTGA
- a CDS encoding TRAP transporter large permease, which translates to MEVNEILVVAMFCSFIILLFSGFPVAYVLAGIGVIFAAIGYYADSYFDAFTGLNFMTLGLAVNRIYKIMDNWILVALPMFVFMGHMLDKSGIAEALMESLQALFGKVKGGLAITVTLIGIILAASTGIIGASVVLLAMISLPAMRNQQYKDSIALGTIASAGTLGILIPPSIMLVIMADQIGVAVGDLFMGAVIPGLILGLLYIIYLFIYGLLHAEHLPTPKNVERVTIYIWFNVLKATVPTLLLIIGVLGSIFAGWATPTEASGIGALGATLLALIHNKLSFTVFKECLHKTMNVTAYIFMIFIGASLFALVLRELGGDELIESFLTGLPFSDYGIILFILGIIFLLGFVLDWIEITLIILPLVTPVISALNLDIPGYGVIDNPEIIWFVMLVAVTLQTSFLTPPVGFALFYLKGVCPPDINLTTIYRGVIPFIILQITGLLIILLFPALVNWFPALVYRS; encoded by the coding sequence ATGGAAGTTAATGAGATTTTAGTAGTCGCCATGTTTTGCAGTTTTATAATTTTGTTGTTTTCCGGCTTTCCTGTCGCTTATGTTTTAGCAGGTATAGGAGTAATATTTGCAGCTATTGGTTATTATGCAGATAGTTATTTTGATGCATTCACCGGCCTGAATTTCATGACATTAGGCCTGGCAGTTAACCGAATTTATAAAATTATGGATAACTGGATCTTGGTCGCTTTACCCATGTTTGTTTTTATGGGCCATATGCTGGATAAGTCAGGCATTGCTGAAGCCTTAATGGAATCTCTCCAAGCTTTATTTGGTAAAGTTAAGGGTGGGCTTGCAATCACTGTTACACTCATAGGCATTATCCTAGCAGCATCTACAGGTATCATTGGTGCATCAGTGGTCTTATTAGCCATGATTTCACTGCCTGCCATGCGCAATCAACAGTATAAAGACAGCATTGCATTGGGTACCATTGCCTCTGCTGGCACCCTTGGTATATTGATTCCTCCCTCTATCATGCTAGTCATTATGGCTGACCAGATTGGAGTTGCTGTTGGTGATTTATTTATGGGGGCTGTTATACCTGGATTAATACTAGGCCTGCTTTATATTATTTATCTATTCATTTATGGTCTGTTACACGCAGAGCATTTGCCCACTCCCAAAAATGTAGAACGGGTGACAATTTATATATGGTTCAATGTACTTAAAGCAACCGTGCCTACTCTCTTACTGATTATTGGTGTCTTAGGCTCTATCTTTGCTGGCTGGGCAACTCCCACTGAGGCATCAGGCATTGGAGCCCTTGGAGCAACCTTACTTGCCCTTATTCACAATAAATTAAGCTTTACGGTATTCAAAGAGTGCCTGCATAAAACCATGAATGTTACTGCTTACATTTTTATGATTTTTATCGGCGCATCTTTATTTGCTTTAGTATTAAGAGAACTAGGCGGAGATGAGCTAATTGAGTCATTTTTAACCGGTTTACCTTTTAGCGACTATGGCATTATTTTGTTTATCTTAGGCATTATTTTTTTACTTGGCTTTGTATTAGACTGGATAGAAATTACCCTTATCATTTTACCTTTGGTTACCCCCGTTATTTCAGCACTTAACTTAGATATACCAGGTTATGGCGTTATAGATAACCCTGAAATTATTTGGTTTGTCATGCTAGTAGCTGTTACTTTACAAACCTCTTTTCTTACACCACCCGTAGGGTTTGCATTATTTTATTTGAAAGGTGTATGCCCACCTGATATTAATTTAACTACTATTTACCGAGGTGTCATACCATTCATTATTTTGCAGATCACGGGCTTGCTAATTATTTTATTATTCCCCGCACTGGTAAACTGGTTTCCAGCGTTGGTTTATCGCTCCTAA
- a CDS encoding sodium-dependent transporter, translating into MSGSNSTLTAGASLDATATPSSGRLQWSTRLSFILAATGSAIGLGNIWKFPYITGENGGGAFVLVYLACILVIGIPLMMAEIMIGRRGQQSPPNAMASLAKEAGSNSLWKIVGWAGVIAGFLILSFYTVIAGWSVSYISVAADTTFVGKSPAEIGSMFESMLNDPTRLLTWSTLVILVTLFIVGKGVKSGLEKAVNILMPCLLVLIIVMVGYAMTTGHFMQGVSFLFNPDFSKLSGESMLIALGHAFFTLSLASGAIMTYGSYLPKSVSIAKTTIYIGIVDTAVALLAGLAIFPIVFANNLEPSAGPGLIFVTLPIAFGQMPFGTIVGILFFIMLSIAALTSAISMIEPSVARLVERFKISRFKACTLLGFSLWLLSVGSALSFNLWKEEKLFGKTFFDMVDHLTANLMMPLGGLAIAIFSAWIINKKVSQEELGLGKGVMYNIWLFTMRFITPICIVIVFLNALNII; encoded by the coding sequence ATGTCTGGAAGTAATTCAACCCTAACAGCTGGTGCCTCTTTAGATGCCACTGCCACTCCGTCATCGGGTCGTTTACAGTGGTCAACCCGGTTATCTTTTATCCTAGCTGCCACCGGTTCAGCTATAGGGCTAGGGAACATTTGGAAGTTCCCTTATATTACAGGAGAAAATGGCGGTGGAGCGTTTGTACTCGTTTACCTTGCTTGTATTCTAGTAATCGGTATACCACTAATGATGGCTGAGATAATGATTGGCCGCCGAGGCCAACAAAGTCCGCCAAATGCAATGGCATCACTTGCTAAAGAAGCTGGTAGCAACTCTCTTTGGAAAATAGTGGGTTGGGCGGGTGTTATTGCCGGTTTTCTTATTCTTAGTTTTTACACAGTTATTGCTGGCTGGTCTGTGTCTTATATTTCGGTAGCAGCTGACACTACTTTCGTAGGGAAAAGCCCAGCTGAAATAGGCAGTATGTTTGAGAGTATGCTGAATGACCCAACCAGATTACTAACTTGGAGCACCCTGGTAATACTTGTCACTCTCTTTATAGTAGGTAAAGGTGTTAAGTCTGGCCTGGAAAAAGCCGTCAATATTTTAATGCCATGCTTGTTGGTGCTTATTATCGTTATGGTGGGCTATGCCATGACAACAGGCCATTTTATGCAAGGTGTCAGTTTTCTATTTAATCCAGACTTCAGTAAGCTATCTGGTGAAAGCATGCTGATTGCATTAGGCCACGCTTTTTTTACTTTAAGCTTAGCTAGTGGTGCAATTATGACCTATGGTTCCTACCTGCCTAAAAGCGTGTCTATTGCGAAAACTACTATTTATATCGGTATAGTGGATACCGCAGTTGCTTTACTGGCTGGTTTGGCTATCTTCCCTATCGTTTTTGCTAACAACCTAGAACCTTCAGCTGGACCAGGCCTTATTTTTGTTACACTGCCTATTGCTTTCGGCCAAATGCCGTTTGGAACAATAGTAGGTATTTTATTTTTTATCATGTTATCAATTGCCGCATTAACTTCTGCTATTTCAATGATAGAGCCCAGCGTCGCTCGTTTGGTTGAAAGATTTAAAATCTCCCGCTTTAAAGCCTGTACTTTGCTTGGCTTTAGTTTGTGGTTACTAAGTGTAGGCTCTGCTCTCTCTTTCAATTTATGGAAAGAAGAAAAGTTATTTGGCAAAACCTTCTTTGATATGGTTGATCACCTAACAGCAAACCTAATGATGCCTCTTGGCGGATTGGCAATCGCTATTTTCAGTGCCTGGATCATCAATAAGAAAGTCTCTCAAGAAGAGCTAGGGTTAGGCAAAGGTGTAATGTACAACATCTGGCTATTTACAATGCGTTTTATCACTCCAATTTGTATTGTGATCGTCTTTCTTAATGCTTTAAACATTATCTAA
- a CDS encoding TRAP transporter small permease subunit, with translation MWQEGSLPAPPGANVVYYWVKKTGEVISWAYAVLMVVIILQVILRKGFSSGLIILEELQWHLYAIGFMFGMAYSQVMNSHIRVDLFYSRFSNKTKHIIEIIGLLCFVLPFISIIFIHSLDFVADSWRINERSAAPAGLPFRWVIKSIIPIAFSLLAITVVTRIYHETYLLITCWRS, from the coding sequence ATGTGGCAAGAAGGAAGTTTGCCGGCACCACCAGGTGCCAATGTAGTTTATTACTGGGTAAAGAAAACAGGCGAAGTCATTTCTTGGGCTTATGCAGTATTGATGGTCGTTATTATCTTACAGGTCATCTTGCGTAAAGGTTTTTCCAGTGGTTTGATAATATTAGAAGAACTACAATGGCATTTATATGCCATTGGTTTTATGTTTGGTATGGCTTATTCACAGGTAATGAATAGCCATATCAGGGTAGATTTATTTTATAGTCGCTTCTCAAATAAAACTAAGCACATTATAGAAATTATAGGGTTATTATGCTTTGTATTACCTTTTATCAGCATTATTTTTATACACAGCTTAGATTTTGTAGCTGACTCCTGGCGCATTAATGAGCGATCAGCTGCCCCTGCTGGATTACCTTTTCGTTGGGTAATCAAATCTATTATCCCTATTGCATTTAGCCTTTTAGCAATAACTGTTGTTACCCGTATTTACCACGAAACATACTTACTCATTACCTGCTGGAGATCTTGA
- a CDS encoding glucosamine inositolphosphorylceramide transferase family protein, translated as MKKITTLLISTLAFSITTSADTIYPSWSHLNQIPVYFSVPEGVKNPVLTASDVTDINAAFVADPFLFKDEGSNNWLMFFEVLSNDSSQGEIGLAKSTNGLDWKYDRIVLDEPFHLSYPYVFKHNNEYYMIPETFEAESIRLYKATNFPYNWQHISTLATGKDFVDPSIFYHNNRWWMFVTNTSNAVTYLYSSKNLTHGWQEHPLSPVISGDASTARLGGRSFTIKDGKIIRIAQKDDVFYGEAVRLFEVYDLTTTTYAEREIKDSPVLFPSGYGWNAKGMHHLDPWWTGDRWLAVADGYGKTYSIGMYEAKGQLLESSQETISNKFAQITHVSGHNDNTDTNLGTVLSNLIEGPGIGFQSAPPYRRISSQSWSTKSVGYLRNYFQVTPKPIIIDFKLKSLSDINAISLWQNKYAQGNSVRSFRLSFSYTGDSSGLGQARYFFTQATPLESPVTLSFTKTKANFIRMEIQDNLHIKPVGGDRVGLQEVAFHLTDE; from the coding sequence TTGAAAAAAATAACAACATTATTAATTTCAACATTAGCTTTTTCAATAACGACATCAGCAGATACAATTTACCCCAGCTGGAGCCATCTCAATCAAATACCAGTATATTTTAGTGTACCTGAAGGCGTTAAAAATCCAGTCTTAACTGCATCCGATGTCACTGACATTAATGCTGCATTTGTTGCTGACCCATTTCTTTTTAAGGATGAAGGAAGTAATAATTGGCTTATGTTTTTTGAGGTGCTGAGTAATGACAGCAGCCAGGGAGAAATTGGCCTAGCTAAGAGTACTAATGGACTAGATTGGAAATATGATCGAATAGTTCTAGATGAGCCTTTTCACCTATCTTATCCTTATGTTTTCAAGCACAATAACGAGTACTACATGATTCCTGAAACCTTTGAGGCAGAGAGTATTCGTCTATATAAAGCAACTAACTTTCCTTATAATTGGCAACATATTAGCACCCTTGCTACCGGAAAAGACTTTGTTGATCCTTCAATTTTTTATCATAATAACCGATGGTGGATGTTTGTCACTAATACTTCAAATGCAGTCACGTACTTATACTCATCAAAAAACTTAACCCATGGTTGGCAAGAACATCCATTAAGCCCTGTTATTTCAGGTGACGCTAGCACAGCTAGACTAGGTGGACGCAGCTTTACAATTAAAGATGGTAAGATAATTCGGATAGCTCAAAAAGATGATGTATTTTATGGTGAAGCTGTACGACTATTTGAAGTATACGACTTAACAACTACAACCTATGCTGAGCGAGAAATTAAGGATAGTCCTGTCTTGTTCCCCTCTGGTTATGGCTGGAATGCAAAAGGGATGCATCATCTTGACCCCTGGTGGACAGGAGATCGCTGGCTAGCCGTAGCAGATGGCTATGGAAAAACTTACTCTATCGGCATGTATGAAGCTAAAGGCCAGCTTCTTGAATCTTCCCAAGAAACTATCTCTAATAAATTTGCCCAAATCACTCATGTTTCTGGGCATAATGACAATACAGATACCAACTTAGGCACTGTGTTATCTAATTTAATTGAAGGACCAGGAATAGGCTTTCAGTCTGCTCCACCCTATCGGCGCATATCCAGCCAATCCTGGTCAACTAAGTCGGTTGGTTATTTGAGAAACTATTTTCAAGTTACTCCTAAACCCATCATTATAGATTTTAAATTGAAAAGCCTTTCTGATATTAATGCCATTAGCTTGTGGCAGAATAAATATGCCCAAGGTAACTCAGTGCGTAGTTTTAGACTTTCATTCTCATATACAGGTGACTCATCAGGCCTAGGGCAAGCTAGATATTTCTTCACCCAAGCGACTCCCTTAGAAAGCCCAGTCACATTAAGCTTTACAAAAACCAAAGCCAACTTCATCCGTATGGAAATACAAGATAACCTACATATAAAGCCAGTTGGAGGAGACCGGGTAGGCTTGCAAGAAGTTGCTTTTCATTTGACTGATGAGTAA